The Polyangiaceae bacterium genome includes a region encoding these proteins:
- a CDS encoding glycosyltransferase family 39 protein, whose translation MSRARRLLGAALDPLIGLCLAALYLALLLATTKDLGYARDEGFYFQAARSYEGWFELLFKSPKAAFDRAAIDRYWTANNEHPALIKSLFALSHKFLHTEWKLIRDEGTSFRFPGMLLSSLAVAVTYLWGRRVSGRVAGLVAALSFAMMPRVFYHSHLDCFDMPVAAMWLFTTYAYWRSISGGGWRWALFTGVLYGLLLNTKHNSWLLPPALIAHFVIARGDGIWRELRAGRVRAPLALVCMAFIGPVLFYLMWPWIWHDTGRRLAAYVAFHTGHEYYNMEFLGRTYWKPPMPLGYAWVMTLGTVPGVTLLLFAIGLAAAARRAYAVRLTWLASVLGKTKPEPASPGERELFSTELLWLLCILTSYAPWLSKTTPIFGGTKHWITAYPFLCLFAAQAFVLACRALGGLLSERYRVAATLGLAVSVTAAPTAIALGSHPWGLTAYTPLVGGAPGAASLGLNRSFWGYTTGSVAGFVNQRAEPGAAVFVHDTAMQSWDQMVKDGRLRSDLRAAWSPAQSSVALYHHEPHMLRVEYQIWVDYGTTAPAYIGTHDGVPVIWVYVRPK comes from the coding sequence ATGAGCCGCGCGCGACGACTGCTCGGCGCCGCGCTCGATCCGCTGATCGGGCTCTGCCTCGCGGCGCTCTACCTCGCGCTCTTGCTCGCGACGACCAAGGACCTGGGCTACGCCCGGGACGAGGGCTTCTACTTCCAGGCGGCGCGGAGCTACGAGGGCTGGTTCGAGCTCCTGTTCAAGTCCCCGAAGGCGGCCTTCGACCGGGCCGCCATCGACCGCTACTGGACCGCCAACAACGAGCACCCCGCGCTGATCAAGAGCCTGTTCGCGCTCTCGCACAAGTTCCTGCACACGGAGTGGAAGCTGATCCGCGACGAGGGCACGAGCTTCCGTTTCCCGGGCATGTTGCTGTCGAGCCTGGCGGTGGCGGTGACCTACCTGTGGGGGCGGCGCGTGAGCGGGCGCGTGGCCGGGCTGGTGGCCGCGCTCTCGTTCGCGATGATGCCGCGGGTCTTCTACCACTCGCACCTCGACTGCTTCGACATGCCGGTGGCGGCGATGTGGCTCTTCACCACCTACGCCTACTGGCGCTCCATCTCGGGTGGCGGCTGGCGCTGGGCGCTCTTCACCGGCGTGCTGTACGGCCTCCTCTTGAACACCAAGCACAACTCGTGGCTCTTGCCGCCGGCCCTGATCGCGCACTTCGTGATCGCCCGCGGCGACGGCATCTGGCGGGAGCTCCGCGCCGGACGCGTGCGCGCGCCGCTCGCGCTGGTGTGCATGGCCTTCATCGGTCCGGTGTTGTTCTACCTGATGTGGCCCTGGATCTGGCACGACACGGGGCGGCGGCTCGCGGCCTACGTCGCCTTCCACACCGGGCACGAGTACTACAACATGGAGTTCCTCGGGCGGACCTACTGGAAGCCGCCGATGCCGCTCGGCTACGCCTGGGTGATGACGCTGGGCACGGTGCCCGGCGTCACGCTGCTCCTGTTCGCCATCGGGCTAGCTGCCGCGGCCCGGCGCGCGTACGCGGTGCGCCTGACCTGGCTGGCGAGCGTGCTCGGCAAGACCAAGCCCGAGCCCGCCTCGCCGGGGGAGCGCGAGCTGTTCTCCACCGAGCTCTTGTGGCTGCTCTGCATCCTGACCAGCTACGCACCGTGGCTGTCGAAGACCACGCCCATCTTCGGCGGCACCAAGCACTGGATCACGGCGTACCCGTTCCTGTGCCTGTTCGCGGCGCAGGCGTTCGTGCTCGCGTGCCGCGCGCTCGGCGGCCTGCTCTCGGAGCGCTACCGCGTTGCCGCGACGCTGGGGCTCGCCGTCTCGGTGACGGCGGCTCCCACTGCCATCGCCCTCGGCTCGCACCCCTGGGGCCTGACTGCGTACACGCCGCTGGTCGGCGGCGCTCCCGGAGCCGCGAGCCTGGGCTTGAACCGGAGCTTCTGGGGTTACACCACCGGATCCGTCGCGGGCTTCGTCAACCAGCGCGCGGAGCCAGGCGCCGCGGTCTTCGTCCACGACACGGCGATGCAGAGCTGGGATCAGATGGTCAAGGACGGGCGGCTGCGCAGCGACCTGCGCGCCGCTTGGTCGCCAGCCCAGTCGAGCGTGGCGCTCTATCACCACGAGCCCCACATGTTGCGCGTCGAGTACCAGATCTGGGTGGACTACGGCACGACCGCGCCCGCGTACATCGGGACGCACGACGGCGTTCCGGTGATCTGGGTCTACGTCCGGCCGAAGTGA
- a CDS encoding polymer-forming cytoskeletal protein, with protein sequence MDPTLPATEITALLGRGTHFEGKLAFDGRVRIDGSFKGEIKSADILIVGEGAEVEAEIEAGTVIIKGGSVTGNVRAHQAIELYVPARVTGNLHAPEIFMDKGVQFSGNCTMAPL encoded by the coding sequence GTGGACCCGACCCTGCCCGCGACGGAGATCACGGCCCTGCTCGGCCGCGGCACGCACTTCGAGGGCAAGCTCGCCTTCGACGGCCGCGTGCGCATCGACGGCAGCTTCAAGGGCGAGATCAAGAGCGCGGACATCCTGATCGTCGGGGAGGGCGCCGAGGTCGAAGCGGAGATCGAGGCCGGCACCGTGATCATCAAGGGCGGAAGCGTGACGGGCAACGTGCGCGCCCACCAGGCCATCGAGCTGTACGTCCCCGCGCGCGTCACCGGCAACCTGCACGCGCCGGAGATCTTCATGGACAAGGGCGTGCAGTTCTCGGGCAACTGCACCATGGCTCCGCTCTGA